A genomic window from Desulfatiglans anilini DSM 4660 includes:
- a CDS encoding DUF294 nucleotidyltransferase-like domain-containing protein, with the protein MKDTQSAGMIYDFLKTVPPFHLLPDAEIRDLSRTLTLEHFHPDQVILSPGSPPNQFLYLIRSGEVRLIPFGGRKESAGPVVDMRGEGEFFGFFSLLGNRPSPFTIVAERDTICFLLGKASFLRLLDTYPDVLLYFTMGPSKGFKAPVPGRPAEGSAAAPSGPEPDILFFSARVRDIMHPHVAVCPDNESVVAAARLMTTRGVGSLVVVDPAQKPIGILTDGDLRRKVIASGELKDVPVKGVMSHPLSAVPPDAFLFDAILLMIRKRIKYLPVLQGQDLAGILSERDLMISQGNNPVAIIRRIQQAPDLEELVLIRKEITHTLKVMLERGGQAREICQLITQLNDHLTVRIIELAAGDLDREGRKAPPLPFVWVSLGSEGRQEQTLSTDQDNALIFGDSDPGSEADAKAYFLVLAERVVSGLERCGFPRCNGDMMASNPQWCQPLRVWKDYYQKWIFQRDLSAQDILISSIFFDFRAIYGPESLLNDLIASIKAAIPESKVFLPHMALRSLELRTPLSFFNRLVVERSGQYKNRLNIKRHGLMPLIDAVRILSLEQGIFRTNTLDRIAALMERDIFAPGDGNNLREAFNLMMLLRLQHNLEQLNQGEQLDNYIEPSELSTIQRSNLKMAFKAIDRLQSQIEIRYGLTTLRKR; encoded by the coding sequence ATGAAGGATACCCAATCCGCCGGAATGATCTATGATTTTCTGAAAACCGTTCCACCGTTCCATCTCCTGCCCGACGCGGAGATTCGGGACCTCTCGCGCACCTTAACCCTGGAGCACTTTCATCCTGATCAAGTGATCCTCAGCCCCGGCTCCCCCCCGAACCAATTCCTGTACCTGATCCGCTCCGGCGAGGTCCGGCTCATCCCTTTCGGGGGTCGGAAGGAAAGCGCCGGGCCTGTGGTCGACATGCGCGGAGAAGGGGAGTTTTTCGGCTTTTTCAGCCTCCTCGGCAACCGGCCGAGTCCTTTCACCATCGTCGCCGAACGGGACACCATTTGCTTTCTCCTCGGCAAGGCCAGCTTCCTCCGGCTCCTCGACACCTATCCCGATGTCCTCCTGTACTTCACCATGGGCCCCAGCAAGGGCTTCAAGGCCCCCGTCCCGGGAAGGCCGGCGGAAGGGAGTGCCGCAGCGCCTTCCGGGCCGGAGCCGGACATCCTCTTTTTTTCCGCCCGCGTGCGGGACATCATGCATCCCCACGTGGCGGTCTGCCCGGACAACGAATCCGTCGTGGCGGCCGCCCGCCTCATGACCACGCGCGGGGTCGGGTCCCTGGTCGTCGTCGACCCGGCGCAGAAGCCCATCGGGATCCTGACGGACGGGGACCTCCGACGCAAGGTGATCGCCTCGGGGGAGCTGAAGGATGTCCCCGTCAAAGGGGTCATGAGCCATCCCCTCTCGGCGGTGCCGCCCGACGCCTTTCTCTTCGATGCCATCCTCCTCATGATCCGCAAACGCATCAAGTACCTGCCCGTCCTCCAGGGACAGGACCTGGCGGGAATCCTCTCCGAGCGGGACCTCATGATCTCGCAGGGCAACAACCCCGTCGCGATCATCCGCCGCATCCAGCAGGCGCCGGACCTCGAGGAGCTCGTTCTCATCCGCAAGGAAATCACCCACACCCTGAAGGTGATGCTCGAGCGCGGCGGGCAGGCGCGGGAGATCTGCCAGCTCATCACCCAACTGAACGACCACCTCACGGTCCGGATCATCGAACTGGCCGCGGGGGACCTCGACCGGGAGGGTCGGAAGGCCCCCCCGCTGCCTTTCGTCTGGGTGTCCCTCGGAAGCGAAGGGCGCCAGGAGCAGACCCTCTCGACCGACCAGGACAACGCCCTGATCTTCGGCGATTCCGACCCCGGCTCGGAGGCGGACGCAAAGGCCTATTTTCTGGTCCTGGCCGAGCGGGTGGTCTCCGGCCTCGAACGCTGCGGCTTCCCGCGCTGCAACGGAGACATGATGGCCTCGAACCCGCAGTGGTGCCAGCCGCTCAGGGTCTGGAAGGACTATTACCAGAAGTGGATCTTTCAGCGGGACCTCTCGGCCCAGGACATCCTGATCTCGTCCATCTTTTTCGATTTCCGGGCCATCTACGGACCGGAGAGCCTTCTGAACGATCTGATCGCCTCCATCAAGGCAGCCATCCCCGAGAGCAAGGTCTTCCTGCCTCACATGGCCCTGCGCTCCCTGGAGCTGCGGACGCCGTTGAGCTTCTTCAACCGGCTCGTGGTGGAACGGTCCGGACAGTACAAGAACCGCCTCAACATCAAACGCCACGGCCTGATGCCGCTGATCGACGCCGTCCGCATCCTGTCCCTCGAACAGGGGATCTTCCGGACCAACACGCTCGACCGCATTGCGGCCCTGATGGAAAGGGACATCTTCGCCCCGGGGGATGGGAACAACCTGCGGGAGGCCTTCAACCTCATGATGCTCCTGCGGCTGCAGCACAACCTCGAACAACTGAACCAGGGCGAGCAGCTCGACAACTACATCGAACCTTCGGAACTGAGCACAATCCAGCGGTCCAATCTGAAAATGGCCTTCAAGGCCATCGACCGCCTGCAGAGCCAGATCGAGATCCGCTACGGCCTGACGACCCTCAGGAAACGGTGA